One genomic window of Trachemys scripta elegans isolate TJP31775 chromosome 15, CAS_Tse_1.0, whole genome shotgun sequence includes the following:
- the RNF34 gene encoding E3 ubiquitin-protein ligase RNF34 isoform X2 — MDDQNVPSGLICWRVKERRACSGPVSLKAGATSMWASCCGLLNEVMGTGAVRGQQPGFGGGTGPFRFAPNTDFSAYPSSGANIVCKACGLSFSVFRKKHVCCDCKKDFCSVCSVLQENLRRCSTCHLLQETAFQRPQLMRLKVKDLRQYLILRNIPTDTCREKEDLVDLVLCHHGLGSEDTDTSSLHSSRSQTSSFFTHPFSLSVSVSSSQELTNRRGSTENGTPVQTPSMSRKRARASLSDISSLEDIEGLSVRQLKEILARNFVNYSGCCEKWELVEKVSRLYRESEENHRTQGEKMQLTENDDNLCRICMDAVIDCVLLECGHMVTCTKCGKRMSECPICRQYVVRAVHVFKS; from the exons GGAGCCACATCCATGTGGGCTTCCTGCTGTGGGTTGCTGAATGAAGTCATGGGTACCGGAGCTGTCCGTGGCCAACagccaggatttgggggaggTACTGGCCCATTCAGATTTGCACCAAATACAGACTTCTCAGCATATCCATCTTCAGGAGCCAATATAGTCTGCAAAGCCTGTGggctttcattttcagtttttaggAAAAAG CATGTGTGTTGTGACTGCAAGAAGGATTTTTGCTCAGTTTGTTCAGTCTTACAAGAAAATCTCAGAAGATGTTCTACTTGTCACTTGTTACAAGAGACTGCATTTCAGCGGCCTCAGTTAATGCGATTGAAAGTCAAGGATCTGCGTCAGTATCTGATCCTTAGAAACATACCAACAGATACTTGTCGAGAAAAAGAAGACTTGGTGGATCTTGTACTCTGCCATCATGGATTAGGTTCTGAGGATACAGACACTAGTAGCTTGCATTCTTCAAGGTCACAGACTTCTAGTTTTTTTACACATCCATTTTCTCTGTCTGTATCAGTGTCGTCCTCTCAAGAACTTACAAATAGAAGAGGAAGCACAGAAAATGGAACACCTGTACAG ACCCCTAGCATGTCCAGAAAGCGAGCAAGAGCATCATTGTCTGATATTTCAAGTCTGGAAGATATTGAAGGGTTAAGTGTTCGACAGCTGAAGGAAATACTTGCTCGAAATTTTGTCAACTATTCAGGATGCTGCGAAAAATGGGAACTTGTGGAGAAAGTGAGCAGGCTGTACAGAGAGAGTGAGGAAAATCACAGGACAC aggGAGAGAAGATGCAACTGACTGAGAACGATGATAATCTGTGTAGGATCTGCATGGATGCAGTAATTGACTGTGTTCTTCTGGAATGTGGGCACATGGTCACTTGCACAAAGTGCGGCAAAAGAATGAGTGAGTGTCCCATCTGTAGACAGTATGTTGTACGAGCAGTGCATGTATTTAAATCTTAA
- the RNF34 gene encoding E3 ubiquitin-protein ligase RNF34 isoform X3 — MKAGATSMWASCCGLLNEVMGTGAVRGQQPGFGGGTGPFRFAPNTDFSAYPSSGANIVCKACGLSFSVFRKKHVCCDCKKDFCSVCSVLQENLRRCSTCHLLQETAFQRPQLMRLKVKDLRQYLILRNIPTDTCREKEDLVDLVLCHHGLGSEDTDTSSLHSSRSQTSSFFTHPFSLSVSVSSSQELTNRRGSTENGTPVQGQSGMPSSNNEEEEEEDDAEEQTPSMSRKRARASLSDISSLEDIEGLSVRQLKEILARNFVNYSGCCEKWELVEKVSRLYRESEENHRTQGEKMQLTENDDNLCRICMDAVIDCVLLECGHMVTCTKCGKRMSECPICRQYVVRAVHVFKS, encoded by the exons GGAGCCACATCCATGTGGGCTTCCTGCTGTGGGTTGCTGAATGAAGTCATGGGTACCGGAGCTGTCCGTGGCCAACagccaggatttgggggaggTACTGGCCCATTCAGATTTGCACCAAATACAGACTTCTCAGCATATCCATCTTCAGGAGCCAATATAGTCTGCAAAGCCTGTGggctttcattttcagtttttaggAAAAAG CATGTGTGTTGTGACTGCAAGAAGGATTTTTGCTCAGTTTGTTCAGTCTTACAAGAAAATCTCAGAAGATGTTCTACTTGTCACTTGTTACAAGAGACTGCATTTCAGCGGCCTCAGTTAATGCGATTGAAAGTCAAGGATCTGCGTCAGTATCTGATCCTTAGAAACATACCAACAGATACTTGTCGAGAAAAAGAAGACTTGGTGGATCTTGTACTCTGCCATCATGGATTAGGTTCTGAGGATACAGACACTAGTAGCTTGCATTCTTCAAGGTCACAGACTTCTAGTTTTTTTACACATCCATTTTCTCTGTCTGTATCAGTGTCGTCCTCTCAAGAACTTACAAATAGAAGAGGAAGCACAGAAAATGGAACACCTGTACAG GGACAAAGTGGAATGCCTTCTTCAAataatgaagaagaagaagaagaagacgacGCAGAAGAGCAG ACCCCTAGCATGTCCAGAAAGCGAGCAAGAGCATCATTGTCTGATATTTCAAGTCTGGAAGATATTGAAGGGTTAAGTGTTCGACAGCTGAAGGAAATACTTGCTCGAAATTTTGTCAACTATTCAGGATGCTGCGAAAAATGGGAACTTGTGGAGAAAGTGAGCAGGCTGTACAGAGAGAGTGAGGAAAATCACAGGACAC aggGAGAGAAGATGCAACTGACTGAGAACGATGATAATCTGTGTAGGATCTGCATGGATGCAGTAATTGACTGTGTTCTTCTGGAATGTGGGCACATGGTCACTTGCACAAAGTGCGGCAAAAGAATGAGTGAGTGTCCCATCTGTAGACAGTATGTTGTACGAGCAGTGCATGTATTTAAATCTTAA
- the RNF34 gene encoding E3 ubiquitin-protein ligase RNF34 isoform X1: protein MDDQNVPSGLICWRVKERRACSGPVSLKAGATSMWASCCGLLNEVMGTGAVRGQQPGFGGGTGPFRFAPNTDFSAYPSSGANIVCKACGLSFSVFRKKHVCCDCKKDFCSVCSVLQENLRRCSTCHLLQETAFQRPQLMRLKVKDLRQYLILRNIPTDTCREKEDLVDLVLCHHGLGSEDTDTSSLHSSRSQTSSFFTHPFSLSVSVSSSQELTNRRGSTENGTPVQGQSGMPSSNNEEEEEEDDAEEQTPSMSRKRARASLSDISSLEDIEGLSVRQLKEILARNFVNYSGCCEKWELVEKVSRLYRESEENHRTQGEKMQLTENDDNLCRICMDAVIDCVLLECGHMVTCTKCGKRMSECPICRQYVVRAVHVFKS from the exons GGAGCCACATCCATGTGGGCTTCCTGCTGTGGGTTGCTGAATGAAGTCATGGGTACCGGAGCTGTCCGTGGCCAACagccaggatttgggggaggTACTGGCCCATTCAGATTTGCACCAAATACAGACTTCTCAGCATATCCATCTTCAGGAGCCAATATAGTCTGCAAAGCCTGTGggctttcattttcagtttttaggAAAAAG CATGTGTGTTGTGACTGCAAGAAGGATTTTTGCTCAGTTTGTTCAGTCTTACAAGAAAATCTCAGAAGATGTTCTACTTGTCACTTGTTACAAGAGACTGCATTTCAGCGGCCTCAGTTAATGCGATTGAAAGTCAAGGATCTGCGTCAGTATCTGATCCTTAGAAACATACCAACAGATACTTGTCGAGAAAAAGAAGACTTGGTGGATCTTGTACTCTGCCATCATGGATTAGGTTCTGAGGATACAGACACTAGTAGCTTGCATTCTTCAAGGTCACAGACTTCTAGTTTTTTTACACATCCATTTTCTCTGTCTGTATCAGTGTCGTCCTCTCAAGAACTTACAAATAGAAGAGGAAGCACAGAAAATGGAACACCTGTACAG GGACAAAGTGGAATGCCTTCTTCAAataatgaagaagaagaagaagaagacgacGCAGAAGAGCAG ACCCCTAGCATGTCCAGAAAGCGAGCAAGAGCATCATTGTCTGATATTTCAAGTCTGGAAGATATTGAAGGGTTAAGTGTTCGACAGCTGAAGGAAATACTTGCTCGAAATTTTGTCAACTATTCAGGATGCTGCGAAAAATGGGAACTTGTGGAGAAAGTGAGCAGGCTGTACAGAGAGAGTGAGGAAAATCACAGGACAC aggGAGAGAAGATGCAACTGACTGAGAACGATGATAATCTGTGTAGGATCTGCATGGATGCAGTAATTGACTGTGTTCTTCTGGAATGTGGGCACATGGTCACTTGCACAAAGTGCGGCAAAAGAATGAGTGAGTGTCCCATCTGTAGACAGTATGTTGTACGAGCAGTGCATGTATTTAAATCTTAA
- the RNF34 gene encoding E3 ubiquitin-protein ligase RNF34 isoform X4, producing the protein MKHVCCDCKKDFCSVCSVLQENLRRCSTCHLLQETAFQRPQLMRLKVKDLRQYLILRNIPTDTCREKEDLVDLVLCHHGLGSEDTDTSSLHSSRSQTSSFFTHPFSLSVSVSSSQELTNRRGSTENGTPVQGQSGMPSSNNEEEEEEDDAEEQTPSMSRKRARASLSDISSLEDIEGLSVRQLKEILARNFVNYSGCCEKWELVEKVSRLYRESEENHRTQGEKMQLTENDDNLCRICMDAVIDCVLLECGHMVTCTKCGKRMSECPICRQYVVRAVHVFKS; encoded by the exons CATGTGTGTTGTGACTGCAAGAAGGATTTTTGCTCAGTTTGTTCAGTCTTACAAGAAAATCTCAGAAGATGTTCTACTTGTCACTTGTTACAAGAGACTGCATTTCAGCGGCCTCAGTTAATGCGATTGAAAGTCAAGGATCTGCGTCAGTATCTGATCCTTAGAAACATACCAACAGATACTTGTCGAGAAAAAGAAGACTTGGTGGATCTTGTACTCTGCCATCATGGATTAGGTTCTGAGGATACAGACACTAGTAGCTTGCATTCTTCAAGGTCACAGACTTCTAGTTTTTTTACACATCCATTTTCTCTGTCTGTATCAGTGTCGTCCTCTCAAGAACTTACAAATAGAAGAGGAAGCACAGAAAATGGAACACCTGTACAG GGACAAAGTGGAATGCCTTCTTCAAataatgaagaagaagaagaagaagacgacGCAGAAGAGCAG ACCCCTAGCATGTCCAGAAAGCGAGCAAGAGCATCATTGTCTGATATTTCAAGTCTGGAAGATATTGAAGGGTTAAGTGTTCGACAGCTGAAGGAAATACTTGCTCGAAATTTTGTCAACTATTCAGGATGCTGCGAAAAATGGGAACTTGTGGAGAAAGTGAGCAGGCTGTACAGAGAGAGTGAGGAAAATCACAGGACAC aggGAGAGAAGATGCAACTGACTGAGAACGATGATAATCTGTGTAGGATCTGCATGGATGCAGTAATTGACTGTGTTCTTCTGGAATGTGGGCACATGGTCACTTGCACAAAGTGCGGCAAAAGAATGAGTGAGTGTCCCATCTGTAGACAGTATGTTGTACGAGCAGTGCATGTATTTAAATCTTAA